A DNA window from Engystomops pustulosus chromosome 6, aEngPut4.maternal, whole genome shotgun sequence contains the following coding sequences:
- the TRIM47 gene encoding E3 ubiquitin-protein ligase TRIM47 isoform X2: protein MATVAFLCSEYLYCPVCLDLFRDPVTIPCGHTFCLACITQCWSLQGMPSSCPQCRSSFRPDSSPRLCKNSILAQMVDDFSSLHAPNDLSAFSSHARSLGIPVRNRCQEEMPDGTLGTENSNHFDLPMIGEDHEAPSAQVPSTRHRRVVSQGFSDMVRILQASGFRLLQMMEQVENQMLKTTTNQDLEEGLTMQCAQVVPDQQQDQLVTVEEQSTFPEPQWTGLFSAVSKFKQNLQELCADHMGRLVQQVWTTRCSYPILPPKLWGSPLLPLMPRVRAEFLQFSRDISLDPDTAHNNLCLMKGNRRALCKLQPQAYPDNIERFDHYTQVLGKESMAQGRHYWEVHLSGNRISLGVTYHGISRKGHQSTCLVGRNSQSWCLEWSSTRCYAWHDGEKLLVATGQQEKLGIFLDCDEGTLSFHEASDDMPLLYRFHVSFTQPLYPIFFISWNSIVSIGEERAVQHGAHNKRFQRQFSADF from the exons ATGGCCACTGTTGCGTTTCTGTGCTCTGAATATCTGTATTGCCCGGTCTGTCTGGACCTGTTCCGAGACCCTGTCACCATCCCCTGCGGGCACACCTTCTGCTTGGCATGTATTACTCAGTGTTGGTCTCTGCAGGGGATGCCCAGCTCCTGCCCGCAGTGTAGGTCCTCTTTTCGACCAGACTCCTCACCAAGACTCTGCAAGAACAGCATTCTCGCCCAGATGGTGGATGACTTCTCTAGTCTTCACGCTCCGAATGATTTAAGTGCCTTCAGTAGTCATGCCAGGAGCCTTGGCATTCCAGTGAGGAATCGGTGCCAAGAAGAAATGCCGGATGGAACCCTTGGAACGGAAAACAGCAACCACTTTGACTTGCCCATGATTGGCGAAGATCATGAAGCCCCTAGTGCCCAG GTCCCATCCACTAGACATCGTAGGGTGGTCAGCCAAGGCTTCTCTGACATGGTAAGGATCCTGCAGGCCTCTGGGTTTCGTTTACTGCAGATGATGGAACAAGTAGAAAACCAAATGCTGAAGACCACAACCAACCAAGACCTGGAAGAAGGTCTTACGATGCAGTGTGCCCAAGTGGTTCCCGATCAGCAGCAGGATCAGCTTGTGACTGTG GAGGAACAATCTACATTTCCGGAGCCACAGTGGACTGGGCTTTTCTCTGCCGTCTCCAAGTTTAAACAGAATTTACAAGAATTGTGCGCGGATCACATGGGGAGACTCGTGCAACAGG tgTGGACCACACGCTGCAGCTATCCAATATTACCACCTAAGCTTTGGGGAAGTCCGTTGCTGCCACTGATGCCACGGGTGCGGGCAGAGTTTCTACAGT TTTCACGGGATATCAGCCTGGATCCGGACACTGCCCATAATAACCTATGTCTTATGAAAGGAAACCGCAGAGCCCTCTGTAAACTGCAGCCTCAGGCTTATCCAGATAATATAGAACGATTCGATCATTATACACAAGTGCTGGGCAAGGAATCAATGGCCCAAGGGCGCCATTATTGGGAGGTCCATCTCTCTGGAAACCGCATAAGCCTAGGTGTGACTTATCACGGTATCTCTCGTAAGGGGCATCAGAGCACCTGTCTGGTTGGGAGGAACTCGCAGTCTTGGTGCTTGGAGTGGAGCAGTACCCGTTGCTATGCCTGGCATGATGGGGAGAAACTATTGGTAGCCACAGGACAGCAGGAGAAGCTAGGGATCTTTTTGGACTGCGATGAAGGAACTCTCTCTTTCCATGAGGCATCTGACGACATGCCCCTCCTTTACCGCTTCCACGTGTCCTTCACCCAGCCCCTGTACCCCATCTTTTTCATCAGCTGGAATTCAATTGTGTCCATTGGAGAAGAAAGGGCTGTACAGCATGGTGCCCATAACAAGCGTTTCCAGAGGCAGTTTTCCGCAGACTTCTGA
- the TRIM47 gene encoding E3 ubiquitin-protein ligase TRIM47 isoform X1 — MATVAFLCSEYLYCPVCLDLFRDPVTIPCGHTFCLACITQCWSLQGMPSSCPQCRSSFRPDSSPRLCKNSILAQMVDDFSSLHAPNDLSAFSSHARSLGIPVRNRCQEEMPDGTLGTENSNHFDLPMIGEDHEAPSAQVPSTRHRRVVSQGFSDMVRILQASGFRLLQMMEQVENQMLKTTTNQDLEEGLTMQCAQVVPDQQQDQLVTVQEEQSTFPEPQWTGLFSAVSKFKQNLQELCADHMGRLVQQVWTTRCSYPILPPKLWGSPLLPLMPRVRAEFLQFSRDISLDPDTAHNNLCLMKGNRRALCKLQPQAYPDNIERFDHYTQVLGKESMAQGRHYWEVHLSGNRISLGVTYHGISRKGHQSTCLVGRNSQSWCLEWSSTRCYAWHDGEKLLVATGQQEKLGIFLDCDEGTLSFHEASDDMPLLYRFHVSFTQPLYPIFFISWNSIVSIGEERAVQHGAHNKRFQRQFSADF; from the exons ATGGCCACTGTTGCGTTTCTGTGCTCTGAATATCTGTATTGCCCGGTCTGTCTGGACCTGTTCCGAGACCCTGTCACCATCCCCTGCGGGCACACCTTCTGCTTGGCATGTATTACTCAGTGTTGGTCTCTGCAGGGGATGCCCAGCTCCTGCCCGCAGTGTAGGTCCTCTTTTCGACCAGACTCCTCACCAAGACTCTGCAAGAACAGCATTCTCGCCCAGATGGTGGATGACTTCTCTAGTCTTCACGCTCCGAATGATTTAAGTGCCTTCAGTAGTCATGCCAGGAGCCTTGGCATTCCAGTGAGGAATCGGTGCCAAGAAGAAATGCCGGATGGAACCCTTGGAACGGAAAACAGCAACCACTTTGACTTGCCCATGATTGGCGAAGATCATGAAGCCCCTAGTGCCCAG GTCCCATCCACTAGACATCGTAGGGTGGTCAGCCAAGGCTTCTCTGACATGGTAAGGATCCTGCAGGCCTCTGGGTTTCGTTTACTGCAGATGATGGAACAAGTAGAAAACCAAATGCTGAAGACCACAACCAACCAAGACCTGGAAGAAGGTCTTACGATGCAGTGTGCCCAAGTGGTTCCCGATCAGCAGCAGGATCAGCTTGTGACTGTG CAGGAGGAACAATCTACATTTCCGGAGCCACAGTGGACTGGGCTTTTCTCTGCCGTCTCCAAGTTTAAACAGAATTTACAAGAATTGTGCGCGGATCACATGGGGAGACTCGTGCAACAGG tgTGGACCACACGCTGCAGCTATCCAATATTACCACCTAAGCTTTGGGGAAGTCCGTTGCTGCCACTGATGCCACGGGTGCGGGCAGAGTTTCTACAGT TTTCACGGGATATCAGCCTGGATCCGGACACTGCCCATAATAACCTATGTCTTATGAAAGGAAACCGCAGAGCCCTCTGTAAACTGCAGCCTCAGGCTTATCCAGATAATATAGAACGATTCGATCATTATACACAAGTGCTGGGCAAGGAATCAATGGCCCAAGGGCGCCATTATTGGGAGGTCCATCTCTCTGGAAACCGCATAAGCCTAGGTGTGACTTATCACGGTATCTCTCGTAAGGGGCATCAGAGCACCTGTCTGGTTGGGAGGAACTCGCAGTCTTGGTGCTTGGAGTGGAGCAGTACCCGTTGCTATGCCTGGCATGATGGGGAGAAACTATTGGTAGCCACAGGACAGCAGGAGAAGCTAGGGATCTTTTTGGACTGCGATGAAGGAACTCTCTCTTTCCATGAGGCATCTGACGACATGCCCCTCCTTTACCGCTTCCACGTGTCCTTCACCCAGCCCCTGTACCCCATCTTTTTCATCAGCTGGAATTCAATTGTGTCCATTGGAGAAGAAAGGGCTGTACAGCATGGTGCCCATAACAAGCGTTTCCAGAGGCAGTTTTCCGCAGACTTCTGA
- the UNC13D gene encoding protein unc-13 homolog D isoform X1 codes for MDFPNISSDDSPPENKDSEMESSPGPHRFTRREARYGKRGTLRPSEKRSTKEPDVNAESKPVSPSVQRNLLYGEALYTIIHRIGFSEPDHISDTEQLYEYLQMAFNMDPAEHKAILDSVKSLEPPIFCVKVTVKQAKGILGKDVSGFSDPYCMLGIESRADTHSRDSSPNPEKKQKQKAVVRNTLPEDQTHKTQVKVQTLNPVWDETFIMEVDDIEHARFHMDMWDSDDVESVRTKLGELTDLHGLKRIFKDARKDKGQDDFLGNVVLRLRDLKCKEDRWYHLEPRTETYPDRGQCHLQFLLTHKKRATMLSKNPNYIVHRQLLQQFVRHEITCHQATGTTWDGEISPHGATILYLHASQKDLSDFHQGLAQWLAYSKLYQSLEFSSSCLLHHITSIEYLWVQGRLQDEQKNELAESFDSLLQYGVSVLQRYRIVFPLSDGRSVERLQGLLRVLIQMCKTKAFRELCPTIPSLQDRVIEAIKTGTREWFDLKRQHLQPMIQGYEENLKSLISLVADVSLDLKGCHKTLNKCFHNTIKVDVFSLAFQELEELVSEQLVCQLPPNNHSSRHQLSELLYQLYLTLRDLHKLQDNLPMRESALPLDDFHRRFADCLPSWLQKAYTTALERVQRAVHIDLLVPLSELQKHSASTVDLSTCYTQIGRTWQQLAWPDPEEAFMIMVKFTEDMCRIAVMYCTLIKHRAEELSDTRDAGQAANKLCLVVNNIEQLRLVVRSLPEKMNWALLEEQTQEVISSEQFQHTLYDQLKSAVACLDREIRGVVQALAQKLDAGIAKHLQSIANASDSRDPNDSIVPMMKFLESELQYMNQNLVQENFNCLLSLLWSHILTVISNLSSHITPSVRYYQRLHAALKNLEASFHAEGCGLSLESLHTATFITLEQDLELCSSNTRKLVERYYQQKIQQQQGSSAEKYGAVTVKVSYRQSEQKLHIEILNAVNLLPLDSNGSSDPFVQLTLEPKHIFPAVEPRSTEVKKSELNPLYDESFDFLVTPEQCEVPGACLLLTVFDYDAILSNELEGEAFLSLADVPGLKEQTNDPVANIPQTRLALTHPKLNGDRILQLLDCRRSDKEAAVFVKLRKQRARQSKESER; via the exons ATGGAGTCTTCTCCAGGTCCTCACCGATTTACACGGAGAGAG GCCAGGTATGGAAAAAGGGGCACACTCCGTCCTTCAGAGAAAAGATCCACAAAGGAACCTGATGTCAATGCAGAGAGCAAGCCGGTGTCACCATCTGTACAG CGCAATCTATTGTATGGAGAGGCCCTGTATACCATTATACACAGAATCGGGTTTTCAGAGCCAGACCATATATCAGATACTGAGCAGCTATATGAATACCTGCAGATG GCCTTCAATATGGATCCTGCAGAGCACAAGGCCATACTAGACAGTGTAAAAAGTCTAGAG CCCCCAATATTCTGTGTGAAAGTTACAGTGAAGCAAGCTAAAGGAATTCTGGGAAAGGATGTTAGTG GTTTTAGTGATCCTTACTGTATGCTGGGCATTGAGAGCCGAGCTGACACTCACTCCAGGGACAGTAGCCCCAATCCTGAGAAGAAGCAGAAGCAGAAAGCTGTGGTCAGGAATACTCTACCTGAAGATCAGACACATAAGACGCAGGTCAAGGTCCAGACCTTAAATCCCGTATGGGACGAAACCTTTATAAT GGAAGTGGATGACATAGAGCATGCACGCTTTCACATGGATATGTG GGACTCCGATGATGTGGAATCTGTTAGGACCAAGCTCGGAGAATTGACTGACCTGCATGGATTAAAGAG gATATTTAAAGATGCTCGGAAGGACAAAGGTCAGGATGACTTTCTAGGCAATGTAGTTCTGCGGCTGCGG GATCTGAAGTGTAAGGAGGATCGCTGGTACCACCTAGAACCTCGAACAGAGACATACCCAGACAGAGGGCAGTGCCACCTGCAGTTCCTTCTTAcacacaaaaag AGAGCAACTATGCTGAGCAAAAACCCCAACTATATCGTTCACCGACAGCTTCTCCAACAGTTTGTCCGCCATGAaatcacctgtcaccag GCCACTGGGACCACATGGGATGGGGAGATCAGCCCACATGGTGCCACCATTCTGTACCTACATGCTTCCCAGAAAGACTTGTCTGACTTCCATCAAGGCCTTGC ACAGTGGCTGGCATATAGTAAATTATATCAGAGTCTGGAGTTCAGCAGCAGCTGCCTGCTCCACCATATTACAAGTATTGAATACCTGTGGGTACAAGGCCGTCTGCAGGATGAGCAG AAAAATGAACTGGCAGAGTCATTTGACTCTTTATTGCAATATGGAGTGTCAGTCCTGCAAAGATATCGAATTGTCTTCCCACTGTCAGATGGTCGGTCCGTAGAACGTCTTCAGGGTCTACTCAG GGTACTAATACAAATGTGTAAGACCAAGGCATTCAGAGAGCTGTGCCCCACAATCCCCAGCTTACAAGACAGAGTCATTGAGGCCATCAAG ACTGGAACCCGAGAGTGGTTTGATCTGAAGAGACAGCATCTACAACCAATGATACAG GGCTACGAGGAAAACCTGAAGTCTTTGATAAGTCTGGTGGCCGATGTCTCCCTCGACCTGAAGGGATGTCACAAGACATTGAACAAGTGTTTTCACAA CACTATCAAAGTGGATGTTTTCAGCCTAGCCTTTCAGGAACTGGAGGAGCTG GTCTCTGAGCAGTTGGTCTGTCAGCTTCCACCCAATAATCACAGCTCTCGTCATCAGCTCTCTGAACTCTTATATCAGCTCTATCTCACTCTACGTGACCTCCACAAACTTCAAGACAACCTTCCAATGAG GGAAAGTGCTCTTCCTTTAGATGATTTCCATCGCAGATTTGCAGACTGCTTACCCAGTTGGCTGCAGAAGGCGTATACAACTGCTCTCGAGAGAGTCCAAAGAGCTGTGCATATAGATCTG CTGGTGCCATTGTCAGAGTTACAGAAACACAGCGCCTCCACAGTAGATCTATCCACGTGTTACACTCAGATAGGCCGCACGTGGCAGCAGCTGGCCTGGCCGGACCCCGAGGAGGCATTCATGATCATGGTGAAGTTTACTGAG GATATGTGCCGCATCGCTGTCATGTACTGCACATTGATCAAACACAGAGCAGAGGAATTATCAGACACCAGAGACGCCGGACAGGCCGCAAACAAG CTGTGCCTGGTGGTGAATAACATTGAGCAGCTACGGCTTGTGGTCCGCTCTCTACCTGAGAAAATGAACTGGGCGTTATTGGAGGAGCAAACACAAGAGGTCATCAGCTCGGAGCAGTTCCAGCACACGCTCTACGACCAGCTGAAGAGCGCCGTGGCCTGCCTGGATCGGGAGATTCGGGGTGTAGTCCAGGCCCTCGCTCAAAAA TTGGACGCTGGCATTGCCAAACACCTCCAGTCCATTGCCAATGCTAGCGACTCCCGGGACCCCAATGAT AGCATTGTACCTATGATGAAGTTCTTGGAGTCGGAGTTACAATACATGAACCAGAACCTTGTGCAAGAAAACTTTAACTG CCTCCTGTCTTTACTATGGTCTCACATCCTCACAGTCATCTCCAACTTGTCCAGCCACATCACTCCTTCTGTCCGATACTACCAGAGGTTGCACGCAGCACTCAAG AACTTAGAGGCAAGTTTCCATGCAGAGGGATGTGGACTGTCCTTAGAAAGCCTGCACACTGCAACCTTCATT ACCCTAGAACAGGACCTTGAGCTTTGTTCCTCCAATACTAGGAAGCTAGTAGAGCGGTATTATCAGCAGAAGATCCAGCAGCAG CAGGGATCGAGTGCAGAAAAGTATGGAGCGGTTACAGTAAAAGTCAGCTACCGACAATCGGAGCAGAAACTGCATATAGAGATCCTCAATGCagtgaatcttcttcccctggaTTCTAATG GCAGCAGCGACCCCTTTGTCCAGCTGACCCTAGAACCTAAACACATATTTCCAGCAGTGGAGCCGCGCTCTACAGAAGTCAAGAAGAGTGAACTGAATCCTCTTTATGATGAATCCTTTGACTT CCTGGTGACCCCGGAGCAGTGTGAAGTCCCTGGAGCCTGCCTCTTGCTGACAGTATTTGACTATGATGCTATTCTATCTAATGAGCTGGAGGGAGAGGCCTTCTTATCCCTGGCGGACGTTCCTGGGTTAAAAGAACAGACAAATGACCCTGTGGCTAATATCCCCCAGACACGATTAGCCCTCACCCATCCGAAACTCAATG GGGATCGCATCTTACAGCTTCTCGACTGCCGCCGTTCTGACAAGGAAGCTGCCGTTTTTGTCAAGCTTCGTAAGCAGAGGGCACGCCAGTCTAAGGAAAGCGAGCGGTGA
- the UNC13D gene encoding protein unc-13 homolog D isoform X2 yields the protein MESSPGPHRFTRREARYGKRGTLRPSEKRSTKEPDVNAESKPVSPSVQRNLLYGEALYTIIHRIGFSEPDHISDTEQLYEYLQMAFNMDPAEHKAILDSVKSLEPPIFCVKVTVKQAKGILGKDVSGFSDPYCMLGIESRADTHSRDSSPNPEKKQKQKAVVRNTLPEDQTHKTQVKVQTLNPVWDETFIMEVDDIEHARFHMDMWDSDDVESVRTKLGELTDLHGLKRIFKDARKDKGQDDFLGNVVLRLRDLKCKEDRWYHLEPRTETYPDRGQCHLQFLLTHKKRATMLSKNPNYIVHRQLLQQFVRHEITCHQATGTTWDGEISPHGATILYLHASQKDLSDFHQGLAQWLAYSKLYQSLEFSSSCLLHHITSIEYLWVQGRLQDEQKNELAESFDSLLQYGVSVLQRYRIVFPLSDGRSVERLQGLLRVLIQMCKTKAFRELCPTIPSLQDRVIEAIKTGTREWFDLKRQHLQPMIQGYEENLKSLISLVADVSLDLKGCHKTLNKCFHNTIKVDVFSLAFQELEELVSEQLVCQLPPNNHSSRHQLSELLYQLYLTLRDLHKLQDNLPMRESALPLDDFHRRFADCLPSWLQKAYTTALERVQRAVHIDLLVPLSELQKHSASTVDLSTCYTQIGRTWQQLAWPDPEEAFMIMVKFTEDMCRIAVMYCTLIKHRAEELSDTRDAGQAANKLCLVVNNIEQLRLVVRSLPEKMNWALLEEQTQEVISSEQFQHTLYDQLKSAVACLDREIRGVVQALAQKLDAGIAKHLQSIANASDSRDPNDSIVPMMKFLESELQYMNQNLVQENFNCLLSLLWSHILTVISNLSSHITPSVRYYQRLHAALKNLEASFHAEGCGLSLESLHTATFITLEQDLELCSSNTRKLVERYYQQKIQQQQGSSAEKYGAVTVKVSYRQSEQKLHIEILNAVNLLPLDSNGSSDPFVQLTLEPKHIFPAVEPRSTEVKKSELNPLYDESFDFLVTPEQCEVPGACLLLTVFDYDAILSNELEGEAFLSLADVPGLKEQTNDPVANIPQTRLALTHPKLNGDRILQLLDCRRSDKEAAVFVKLRKQRARQSKESER from the exons ATGGAGTCTTCTCCAGGTCCTCACCGATTTACACGGAGAGAG GCCAGGTATGGAAAAAGGGGCACACTCCGTCCTTCAGAGAAAAGATCCACAAAGGAACCTGATGTCAATGCAGAGAGCAAGCCGGTGTCACCATCTGTACAG CGCAATCTATTGTATGGAGAGGCCCTGTATACCATTATACACAGAATCGGGTTTTCAGAGCCAGACCATATATCAGATACTGAGCAGCTATATGAATACCTGCAGATG GCCTTCAATATGGATCCTGCAGAGCACAAGGCCATACTAGACAGTGTAAAAAGTCTAGAG CCCCCAATATTCTGTGTGAAAGTTACAGTGAAGCAAGCTAAAGGAATTCTGGGAAAGGATGTTAGTG GTTTTAGTGATCCTTACTGTATGCTGGGCATTGAGAGCCGAGCTGACACTCACTCCAGGGACAGTAGCCCCAATCCTGAGAAGAAGCAGAAGCAGAAAGCTGTGGTCAGGAATACTCTACCTGAAGATCAGACACATAAGACGCAGGTCAAGGTCCAGACCTTAAATCCCGTATGGGACGAAACCTTTATAAT GGAAGTGGATGACATAGAGCATGCACGCTTTCACATGGATATGTG GGACTCCGATGATGTGGAATCTGTTAGGACCAAGCTCGGAGAATTGACTGACCTGCATGGATTAAAGAG gATATTTAAAGATGCTCGGAAGGACAAAGGTCAGGATGACTTTCTAGGCAATGTAGTTCTGCGGCTGCGG GATCTGAAGTGTAAGGAGGATCGCTGGTACCACCTAGAACCTCGAACAGAGACATACCCAGACAGAGGGCAGTGCCACCTGCAGTTCCTTCTTAcacacaaaaag AGAGCAACTATGCTGAGCAAAAACCCCAACTATATCGTTCACCGACAGCTTCTCCAACAGTTTGTCCGCCATGAaatcacctgtcaccag GCCACTGGGACCACATGGGATGGGGAGATCAGCCCACATGGTGCCACCATTCTGTACCTACATGCTTCCCAGAAAGACTTGTCTGACTTCCATCAAGGCCTTGC ACAGTGGCTGGCATATAGTAAATTATATCAGAGTCTGGAGTTCAGCAGCAGCTGCCTGCTCCACCATATTACAAGTATTGAATACCTGTGGGTACAAGGCCGTCTGCAGGATGAGCAG AAAAATGAACTGGCAGAGTCATTTGACTCTTTATTGCAATATGGAGTGTCAGTCCTGCAAAGATATCGAATTGTCTTCCCACTGTCAGATGGTCGGTCCGTAGAACGTCTTCAGGGTCTACTCAG GGTACTAATACAAATGTGTAAGACCAAGGCATTCAGAGAGCTGTGCCCCACAATCCCCAGCTTACAAGACAGAGTCATTGAGGCCATCAAG ACTGGAACCCGAGAGTGGTTTGATCTGAAGAGACAGCATCTACAACCAATGATACAG GGCTACGAGGAAAACCTGAAGTCTTTGATAAGTCTGGTGGCCGATGTCTCCCTCGACCTGAAGGGATGTCACAAGACATTGAACAAGTGTTTTCACAA CACTATCAAAGTGGATGTTTTCAGCCTAGCCTTTCAGGAACTGGAGGAGCTG GTCTCTGAGCAGTTGGTCTGTCAGCTTCCACCCAATAATCACAGCTCTCGTCATCAGCTCTCTGAACTCTTATATCAGCTCTATCTCACTCTACGTGACCTCCACAAACTTCAAGACAACCTTCCAATGAG GGAAAGTGCTCTTCCTTTAGATGATTTCCATCGCAGATTTGCAGACTGCTTACCCAGTTGGCTGCAGAAGGCGTATACAACTGCTCTCGAGAGAGTCCAAAGAGCTGTGCATATAGATCTG CTGGTGCCATTGTCAGAGTTACAGAAACACAGCGCCTCCACAGTAGATCTATCCACGTGTTACACTCAGATAGGCCGCACGTGGCAGCAGCTGGCCTGGCCGGACCCCGAGGAGGCATTCATGATCATGGTGAAGTTTACTGAG GATATGTGCCGCATCGCTGTCATGTACTGCACATTGATCAAACACAGAGCAGAGGAATTATCAGACACCAGAGACGCCGGACAGGCCGCAAACAAG CTGTGCCTGGTGGTGAATAACATTGAGCAGCTACGGCTTGTGGTCCGCTCTCTACCTGAGAAAATGAACTGGGCGTTATTGGAGGAGCAAACACAAGAGGTCATCAGCTCGGAGCAGTTCCAGCACACGCTCTACGACCAGCTGAAGAGCGCCGTGGCCTGCCTGGATCGGGAGATTCGGGGTGTAGTCCAGGCCCTCGCTCAAAAA TTGGACGCTGGCATTGCCAAACACCTCCAGTCCATTGCCAATGCTAGCGACTCCCGGGACCCCAATGAT AGCATTGTACCTATGATGAAGTTCTTGGAGTCGGAGTTACAATACATGAACCAGAACCTTGTGCAAGAAAACTTTAACTG CCTCCTGTCTTTACTATGGTCTCACATCCTCACAGTCATCTCCAACTTGTCCAGCCACATCACTCCTTCTGTCCGATACTACCAGAGGTTGCACGCAGCACTCAAG AACTTAGAGGCAAGTTTCCATGCAGAGGGATGTGGACTGTCCTTAGAAAGCCTGCACACTGCAACCTTCATT ACCCTAGAACAGGACCTTGAGCTTTGTTCCTCCAATACTAGGAAGCTAGTAGAGCGGTATTATCAGCAGAAGATCCAGCAGCAG CAGGGATCGAGTGCAGAAAAGTATGGAGCGGTTACAGTAAAAGTCAGCTACCGACAATCGGAGCAGAAACTGCATATAGAGATCCTCAATGCagtgaatcttcttcccctggaTTCTAATG GCAGCAGCGACCCCTTTGTCCAGCTGACCCTAGAACCTAAACACATATTTCCAGCAGTGGAGCCGCGCTCTACAGAAGTCAAGAAGAGTGAACTGAATCCTCTTTATGATGAATCCTTTGACTT CCTGGTGACCCCGGAGCAGTGTGAAGTCCCTGGAGCCTGCCTCTTGCTGACAGTATTTGACTATGATGCTATTCTATCTAATGAGCTGGAGGGAGAGGCCTTCTTATCCCTGGCGGACGTTCCTGGGTTAAAAGAACAGACAAATGACCCTGTGGCTAATATCCCCCAGACACGATTAGCCCTCACCCATCCGAAACTCAATG GGGATCGCATCTTACAGCTTCTCGACTGCCGCCGTTCTGACAAGGAAGCTGCCGTTTTTGTCAAGCTTCGTAAGCAGAGGGCACGCCAGTCTAAGGAAAGCGAGCGGTGA